In a single window of the Limnochorda sp. L945t genome:
- a CDS encoding branched-chain amino acid ABC transporter permease, whose product MNVDVLVQQLLNGISLGGLYSLLAVGYTMVYGILRLINFAHGDIFMVGAYVAFFLVGIYHLPWWIAAPGAALATALLGVTIDRAAYRPLRNEPRISVLITAVGVSFLIENLGLVIVGGRPKGMPVPDLMGRAYSLGSFRVAGVSLWVPALTLLLVGGLLVLVYRTRMGMAMRALSRDIEATRLMGVDVDRVISYTFAVGSILAAAGGIMWSFKFPQVNPLMGIYPGWKAFTAAVVGGIGNIVGAMIGGFIIGIVEIMTVGLMPQLSGYRDAFVFAILIFFLLVRPSGLLGEPLKEKV is encoded by the coding sequence GTGAACGTAGACGTCTTGGTGCAGCAATTGCTCAACGGGATCAGTCTGGGCGGGTTGTACAGCTTGCTGGCCGTGGGCTACACGATGGTCTACGGCATCTTGCGCCTCATCAACTTCGCGCACGGCGATATCTTCATGGTCGGGGCCTACGTGGCCTTCTTCCTCGTCGGGATCTACCACCTGCCCTGGTGGATAGCGGCCCCCGGAGCAGCGCTGGCGACGGCTCTTCTGGGCGTCACCATCGACCGCGCCGCGTACCGTCCCCTGCGTAACGAGCCGCGCATCTCGGTGCTCATCACGGCCGTGGGCGTCTCCTTCCTCATCGAAAACCTGGGCCTCGTGATCGTCGGGGGCCGCCCCAAGGGCATGCCGGTGCCCGACCTGATGGGGCGGGCCTACAGCCTGGGCAGCTTCCGGGTGGCGGGAGTGAGCCTTTGGGTGCCGGCGCTGACCCTGTTACTCGTGGGCGGGCTGTTGGTGCTCGTCTACCGCACCCGGATGGGCATGGCCATGCGAGCCCTCTCCCGCGACATCGAGGCGACGCGCCTGATGGGCGTCGACGTGGATCGGGTCATCTCGTACACCTTCGCGGTGGGGTCCATCCTGGCCGCGGCCGGGGGTATCATGTGGTCGTTCAAATTCCCCCAGGTCAACCCGCTCATGGGGATCTACCCGGGGTGGAAGGCCTTCACCGCCGCGGTGGTGGGCGGCATCGGCAACATCGTGGGCGCCATGATAGGCGGGTTCATCATCGGCATCGTCGAGATCATGACGGTCGGTTTGATGCCGCAGCTGTCCGGCTACCGCGACGCGTTCGTCTTCGCCATTTTGATCTTCTTCCTCCTGGTGCGCCCCAGCGGCCTGCTGGGCGAGCCGCTGAAGGAGAAAGTGTAG
- a CDS encoding branched-chain amino acid ABC transporter permease — protein MVTPALTQKVAARSLAPGTRRILTIGSLLLLALIVAYMEQPSFSSYYRRIVNVAFIYVVAAVSYNLINGIAGQFSLGPNGFMAIGGFTTTLLMLPVARKAQVFFLEPLIWPFNSFSVPEVLHGFFARLIPHAALAAFLASNLGFLISLVGAGLVAALGGLIVGAPSLRLRGDYLAIATFGFGEIIFVLANNLIPVTNGALGIRDIPEYANLWWTAGAAVMTVWVIQNLVNSSYGRALKAIREDEVAAEAMGVHVFTHKLLAFVVHAFFAGVAGGLLAALLTTISPSLFTFFMTFQLLIIIVLGGLGSTTGAAVTAVVYAILQEVLRVVEAPMSIGPLYIPGVPGMRMVVFSGLLIVLMLFYRRGLFGRAELTWEGLQAVALGLGRRFGASPRERGR, from the coding sequence ATGGTTACGCCTGCGCTCACCCAGAAGGTGGCCGCCCGATCGCTGGCACCCGGGACGCGGCGGATCCTGACCATCGGCTCCCTGTTGCTCCTGGCCCTCATCGTCGCGTACATGGAGCAGCCTTCGTTCAGCTCCTATTACCGGCGGATCGTCAACGTGGCGTTCATCTACGTCGTGGCCGCGGTCAGCTATAACCTGATCAACGGCATCGCCGGCCAGTTCTCCCTGGGCCCCAACGGTTTCATGGCCATCGGCGGGTTCACCACCACGTTGCTCATGCTGCCGGTGGCGAGGAAGGCCCAGGTCTTCTTCCTCGAGCCCCTGATCTGGCCGTTCAACAGCTTCTCCGTCCCCGAGGTGCTCCATGGGTTCTTCGCCCGCCTCATTCCCCACGCCGCCCTGGCCGCCTTCCTCGCGAGCAACCTCGGCTTCTTGATCTCTCTTGTCGGTGCCGGGCTGGTCGCGGCCTTGGGCGGGCTCATCGTGGGAGCGCCGTCGCTGAGGCTCCGGGGCGATTACCTGGCCATCGCGACCTTCGGCTTCGGGGAGATCATCTTCGTGCTGGCCAACAACCTCATTCCCGTCACCAACGGAGCCCTTGGGATCCGGGACATCCCCGAGTACGCCAATCTCTGGTGGACGGCCGGCGCCGCCGTGATGACCGTCTGGGTCATCCAAAACCTGGTCAACTCCAGCTACGGGCGTGCTCTCAAGGCGATCCGGGAGGACGAGGTCGCGGCGGAGGCCATGGGGGTGCACGTCTTCACCCACAAGCTCCTGGCCTTCGTCGTGCATGCCTTTTTCGCCGGGGTCGCCGGCGGGCTGCTGGCCGCGCTCTTGACCACCATCTCCCCCTCCTTGTTCACCTTCTTCATGACCTTCCAGCTGCTCATCATCATCGTGCTCGGCGGGCTGGGAAGCACCACCGGAGCGGCCGTGACCGCGGTCGTCTACGCCATCCTGCAGGAGGTCCTGCGGGTCGTCGAGGCGCCGATGAGCATCGGGCCGCTCTACATCCCGGGGGTACCGGGGATGCGCATGGTCGTCTTCTCGGGCCTGCTGATCGTGCTCATGCTGTTCTACCGCCGGGGGTTGTTCGGGCGGGCCGAGCTGACGTGGGAGGGCCTGCAGGCCGTGGCGCTCGGCCTGGGTCGCCGTTTCGGGGCTTCGCCCCGGGAGAGGGGACGTTGA
- a CDS encoding ABC transporter ATP-binding protein produces MSASQQALLHLEDVSIRFGGLVAVQGLTLSVQEGAIAGLIGPNGAGKTTVFNMITGQYVPTSGAIYFGGQAIHGWPPHRVAALGIARTFQNIRLFRDLSVLENVLVGLHLRRKTGVAATLFGTLSRRREESAMHEEALALLESVGLLGYLHERAGALPYGQQRRLEIARALATRPRLLLLDEPAAGMNPEEMRQLTEFVRQVRERHRLTILLIEHHMQMVMEICEQITVLDYGVAIAEGPPQRIQQDPRVIAAYLGEEPA; encoded by the coding sequence TTGTCCGCATCCCAACAGGCGTTGCTCCACCTGGAGGACGTTTCCATCCGCTTCGGGGGCCTGGTAGCGGTCCAGGGGCTGACCCTCTCCGTCCAGGAGGGCGCCATCGCCGGCCTCATCGGGCCCAACGGCGCCGGCAAGACGACGGTCTTCAACATGATTACCGGCCAGTACGTGCCGACCTCCGGGGCCATCTATTTCGGCGGCCAGGCGATCCACGGCTGGCCGCCGCATCGCGTCGCCGCCCTGGGTATCGCCCGCACCTTCCAAAACATCCGCCTCTTCCGGGATCTCAGCGTCCTCGAAAACGTGCTGGTCGGGCTCCACCTGCGGCGCAAGACCGGCGTCGCAGCGACGCTCTTCGGCACCCTCTCTCGGCGCCGGGAAGAGTCGGCGATGCACGAGGAGGCCCTCGCGCTCCTCGAAAGCGTGGGCCTGCTGGGGTACCTGCACGAGCGGGCCGGGGCGCTGCCGTACGGCCAGCAACGCCGCCTCGAGATCGCCCGGGCTCTGGCGACCCGCCCGCGCCTTTTGCTGCTCGACGAGCCCGCCGCCGGCATGAACCCGGAGGAGATGCGGCAGCTGACGGAGTTCGTCCGGCAAGTGCGCGAGCGTCATCGCCTGACGATCCTGCTCATCGAACACCACATGCAGATGGTGATGGAGATCTGCGAGCAGATCACCGTGCTCGACTACGGGGTCGCGATCGCCGAGGGCCCGCCCCAGCGCATCCAGCAGGACCCCCGGGTCATCGCCGCCTATCTGGGTGAGGAGCCGGCATGA
- a CDS encoding ABC transporter ATP-binding protein: protein MTSDPMLEIRDLQVFYGGIHALRGITLRVPRGSLVTLIGANGAGKSTTLRAVTGLVRPRSGSIRLEGQEIGSWPTHAIVRRGVALVPEGRRVFANLTVQENLVMGAYTQPEPSMAELFERVYRLFPRLSERRHQKAGTLSGGEQQMLAVGRALMSRPRLLCLDEPSLGLAPILAREVMEALASIHREGTTVLLVEQNARMALSMAEYAYVLETGRIVLEGPGPVLLENPQVRRAYLGERASR, encoded by the coding sequence ATGACATCCGACCCGATGCTGGAGATCCGGGACCTCCAGGTCTTCTACGGCGGCATCCACGCCCTGCGCGGCATCACGCTGAGGGTGCCCCGAGGGTCGCTGGTGACCCTGATCGGGGCCAACGGAGCCGGTAAGAGTACCACGCTTCGCGCGGTCACGGGCCTCGTGCGCCCTCGCTCGGGCAGCATCCGGCTCGAGGGCCAGGAGATCGGCAGCTGGCCGACCCACGCCATCGTCCGGCGTGGCGTCGCGCTGGTCCCCGAGGGGCGCCGGGTCTTCGCCAATTTGACGGTGCAGGAAAACCTGGTCATGGGTGCCTACACCCAGCCCGAGCCCAGCATGGCCGAGCTGTTCGAGCGGGTCTACCGGCTTTTCCCGCGGCTTTCCGAGCGACGCCACCAAAAGGCCGGCACCCTCTCCGGCGGCGAACAGCAGATGCTCGCCGTCGGCCGCGCCCTGATGTCCCGGCCGCGCCTTTTGTGCCTCGACGAACCTTCCTTGGGCCTGGCGCCCATCCTGGCCCGGGAAGTGATGGAGGCGCTGGCCTCGATCCATCGCGAGGGCACGACCGTGCTCCTCGTCGAGCAAAACGCGCGCATGGCCCTCTCCATGGCCGAGTACGCCTACGTGCTCGAGACCGGCCGCATCGTGCTGGAGGGGCCAGGACCGGTGCTGCTGGAAAACCCGCAGGTGCGCCGGGCCTACCTGGGCGAGCGTGCCAGCCGCTGA